A window from Streptomyces subrutilus encodes these proteins:
- the thrS gene encoding threonine--tRNA ligase produces MSDVRVIIQRDSERDERVVATGTTAAELFAGERTIVAARVDGELKDLAYEVKDGESVEPVEISSEDGLNILRHSTAHVMAQAVQELFPEAKLGIGPPVRDGFYYDFDVERPFTPEDLKVIEKKMQEIQKRGQRFARRVVSDEAAREELADEPYKLELIGIKGSASTDDGADVEVGGGELTIYDNLDAKTGDLCWKDLCRGPHLPTTRNIPAFKLMRNAAAYWRGSEKNPMLQRIYGTAWPSKDELKAHLDFLAEAEKRDHRKLGVELDLFSVQDEIGSGLAVFHPRGGTIRRVMEDYSRRRHEQEGYEFVYTPHATKGALFEKSGHLDWYAEGMYPPMQLDGGTDYYLKPMNCPMHNLIFDARGRSYRELPLRLFEFGTVYRYEKSGVVHGLTRSRGFTQDDAHIYCTKEQMAAELDRTLTFVLNLLRDYGLTDFYLELSTKDPEKFVGSDEVWEEATETLRQVAEKQGLPLVPDPGGAAFYGPKISVQCRDAIGRTWQMSTVQLDFNLPERFNLEYTGPDGSRQRPVMIHRALFGSIERFFAVLLEHYAGAMPPWLAPVQAVGIPIGDGHVEYLQEFAAEAKKKGLRVEVDASSDRMQKKIRNHQKLKVPFMIIVGDEDMAAGTVSFRYRDGSQENGIAKDEALAKLAQVVADRVQV; encoded by the coding sequence GTGTCAGACGTCCGTGTGATCATCCAACGCGATTCCGAGCGGGACGAGCGCGTGGTGGCCACGGGCACTACGGCGGCGGAGCTCTTCGCCGGCGAGCGCACCATCGTGGCCGCGCGCGTCGACGGTGAGCTGAAGGACCTCGCGTACGAGGTGAAGGACGGCGAGAGCGTCGAGCCGGTGGAGATCTCCTCCGAGGACGGCCTGAACATCCTGCGCCACTCGACCGCCCACGTCATGGCGCAGGCCGTGCAGGAGCTGTTCCCCGAGGCCAAGCTGGGCATCGGCCCGCCGGTCCGGGACGGCTTCTACTACGACTTCGACGTCGAGCGGCCCTTCACCCCCGAGGACCTCAAGGTCATCGAGAAGAAGATGCAGGAGATCCAGAAGCGCGGGCAGCGCTTCGCCCGCCGCGTGGTCTCCGACGAGGCCGCCCGCGAGGAGCTCGCGGACGAGCCGTACAAGCTGGAGCTCATCGGCATCAAGGGTTCCGCGTCCACCGACGACGGCGCGGACGTGGAGGTGGGCGGCGGCGAGCTGACCATCTACGACAACCTGGACGCCAAGACCGGTGACCTGTGCTGGAAGGACCTCTGCCGGGGACCCCACCTGCCCACCACCCGGAACATCCCCGCGTTCAAGCTGATGCGCAACGCGGCCGCCTACTGGCGCGGCAGCGAGAAGAACCCGATGCTCCAGCGCATCTACGGCACCGCCTGGCCGTCCAAGGACGAGCTGAAGGCGCACCTCGACTTCCTCGCCGAGGCCGAGAAGCGCGACCACCGCAAGCTCGGCGTCGAGCTCGACCTCTTCTCCGTCCAGGACGAGATCGGCTCCGGCCTCGCCGTCTTCCACCCGCGCGGCGGCACCATCCGCCGGGTCATGGAGGACTACTCGCGCCGCCGGCACGAGCAGGAGGGCTACGAGTTCGTCTACACCCCGCACGCCACCAAGGGCGCCCTCTTCGAGAAGAGCGGCCACCTGGACTGGTACGCGGAGGGCATGTACCCCCCCATGCAGCTCGACGGTGGTACCGACTACTACCTCAAGCCCATGAACTGCCCGATGCACAACCTGATCTTCGACGCGCGCGGCCGCTCCTACCGCGAACTGCCGCTGCGCCTCTTCGAGTTCGGCACCGTGTACCGGTACGAGAAGTCGGGCGTCGTGCACGGCCTGACCCGCTCGCGCGGCTTCACCCAGGACGACGCGCACATCTACTGCACCAAGGAGCAGATGGCGGCGGAGCTCGACCGCACCCTGACCTTCGTGCTGAACCTGCTCCGCGACTACGGTCTGACCGACTTCTACCTGGAGCTGTCGACCAAGGACCCGGAGAAGTTCGTCGGCTCGGACGAGGTCTGGGAAGAGGCCACCGAGACCCTGCGCCAGGTCGCCGAGAAGCAGGGCCTGCCGCTGGTCCCGGACCCGGGCGGCGCCGCGTTCTACGGCCCGAAGATCTCGGTGCAGTGCCGCGACGCCATCGGCCGCACCTGGCAGATGTCGACCGTGCAGCTGGACTTCAACCTGCCGGAGCGCTTCAACCTGGAGTACACCGGCCCGGACGGCTCGCGCCAGCGCCCGGTCATGATCCACCGCGCGCTCTTCGGCTCCATCGAGCGCTTCTTCGCCGTCCTGCTGGAGCACTACGCGGGCGCCATGCCGCCGTGGCTGGCGCCGGTCCAGGCCGTCGGCATCCCGATCGGCGACGGGCACGTGGAGTACCTGCAGGAGTTCGCCGCCGAGGCGAAGAAGAAGGGCCTGCGGGTCGAGGTGGACGCCTCCTCCGACCGCATGCAGAAGAAGATCCGCAACCACCAGAAGCTCAAGGTCCCGTTCATGATCATCGTCGGTGACGAGGACATGGCCGCGGGCACCGTCTCCTTCCGCTACCGCGACGGTTCGCAGGAGAACGGCATCGCCAAGGACGAGGCGCTGGCCAAGCTGGCGCAGGTCGTCGCGGACCGCGTCCAGGTCTGA
- a CDS encoding HIT family protein, which yields MLRPMTIEPEQQVGVGTQDAFQRLWTPHRMAYIQGENKPTGPEAGDGCPFCALPDLSDEDGLIVARGTHVYAVLNLYPYNGGHLMVVPFRHVADYTELDDAETAELAELTKRAMTALRKASGAHGFNIGMNQGAAAGAGIAAHLHQHIVPRWGGDTNFMPVVGHTKVLPQLLADTRRMLADAWPVD from the coding sequence ATGCTGCGTCCTATGACGATTGAGCCGGAGCAGCAGGTCGGTGTGGGCACGCAGGACGCGTTCCAGCGTCTGTGGACGCCCCACCGGATGGCCTACATCCAGGGGGAGAACAAGCCGACCGGCCCGGAGGCCGGGGACGGCTGTCCCTTCTGCGCGCTTCCGGACCTGTCCGACGAGGACGGGCTGATCGTCGCGCGCGGCACGCACGTCTACGCGGTGCTGAACCTCTACCCGTACAACGGCGGCCACCTGATGGTCGTCCCGTTCCGGCACGTCGCGGACTACACCGAGCTGGACGACGCGGAGACGGCCGAGCTCGCGGAGCTGACGAAGCGGGCCATGACCGCGCTGCGCAAGGCCTCCGGGGCGCACGGGTTCAACATCGGCATGAACCAGGGCGCGGCCGCCGGCGCCGGCATCGCCGCCCACCTGCACCAGCACATCGTGCCCCGCTGGGGCGGGGACACGAACTTCATGCCGGTGGTCGGCCACACCAAGGTGCTGCCCCAGCTCCTCGCGGACACCCGCCGGATGCTCGCCGACGCCTGGCCCGTCGACTAG